A window of Oncorhynchus nerka isolate Pitt River linkage group LG4, Oner_Uvic_2.0, whole genome shotgun sequence contains these coding sequences:
- the LOC115128563 gene encoding LOW QUALITY PROTEIN: nuclear receptor subfamily 1 group D member 2-like (The sequence of the model RefSeq protein was modified relative to this genomic sequence to represent the inferred CDS: inserted 1 base in 1 codon), with product MESTKAGGVIAYISSSSPDSCHSDSNDCYNSSSLPHNSSHICRQGNVVDTPLTTAGLPLAHTTAKTSAKCSITKINGLVLLCKVCGDIASGFHYGVHACEGCKGFFRRSIQQNIQYKKCLKNESCAIMRINRNRCQQCRFKKCLLVGMSKDSVRFGRIPKREKQRMLLEMQSAVNNMMNNSQLHSQLHGNTPLPLANQLQVPACPGEPRPQDVDSGLGSSSSSTSPAASPGSNQSEEPKHHPESAVAMDTNRSPISVSPSGSDRGSEDGIGSVTRAHQESFMYNQKQGSPSPQSQADAQPTSPGEEQRVSDTGKRIEERNWNQQEAWNQKNQNQQNDLASFTATQAHDQAQKRPTNTGAQGPDRHHCQEDDTTTPSHCPYSRGAPTXPTQNHCLYSRDRLPNSSPSGYFPAYTHHGGNNSTSQATSNSHGGFTGPLWSGGNRMHLLCPMNTSPHVNPHKSGHGIWEEFSHSFTPAVREVVEFAKRIPGFSDLSQHDQVSLLKAGTFEVLVVRFASLFDVKDRTVTFLGGTKYSVEALRAMGAGDFLTSMMDFSENLIGLGLSEEEMSLFTTVVLISADRSGIENVNSVEALQETLIRHLKGLVTKNHTNESAIFTKLLLRLPELRSLNNMHSEQLLAFKIHH from the exons GGGGTGTAATAGCCTACATCAGCTCCTCCAGCCCTGACTCATGTCATAGTGACTCAAACGACTGCTACAACTCCTCTTCCCTGCCACACAACTCCTCCCACATCTGTCGCCAGGGCAATGTGGTGGACACGCCCCTAACCACGGCAGGTCTCCCACTGGCCCATACTACAGCAAAGACCAGTGCAAAATGCAGCATTACTA AAATCAACGGCCTGGTGCTGCTGTGTAAGGTGTGTGGAGATATTGCATCTGGATTCCACTATGGGGTCCATGCCTGTGAGGGCTGCAAG gGTTTCTTCCGTCGGAGCATCCAGCAGAACATCCAGTATAAGAAGTGCCTGAAGAACGAGAGCTGTGCCATCATGAGGATCAACAGGAACCGCTGCCAGCAGTGTCGCTTCAAGAAGTGTCTGCTGGTCGGCATGTCCAAGGACT CTGTGCGTTTCGGCCGCATCCCAAAGCGTGAGAAGCAGCGAATGCTGCTAGAGATGCAGAGTGCCGTGAACAACATGATGAACAACAGCCAGCTACACAGCCAGCTCCACGGCAACACACCCCTCCCCCTGGCCAATCAGCTTCAGGTGCCTGCCTGCCCTGGGGAGCCCCGCCCCCAAGATGTTGACTCTGGTTTAggctcatcctcttcctccacctctcccgccGCTTCCCCCGGGTCCAACCAATCAGAGGAGCCCAAACATCACCCAGAGTCTGCAGTCGCCATGGATACAAACCGAAGCCCTATATCGGTGTCTCCAAGTGGTTCAGACCGCGGGTCAGAGGATGGGATTGGCTCGGTGACCCGGGCCCACCAGGAGTCCTTCATGTACAATCAGAAGCAAGGTAGCCCCTCCCCCCAGTCCCAGGCTGATGCCCAGCCGACCTCCCCGGGGGAGGAGCAACGTGTCAGTGACACTGgaaagaggatagaggagaggaactGGAACCAGCAGGAGGCCTGGAACCAGAAGAACCAGAACCAGCAGAATGACCTGGCCTCATTCACAGCCACTCAGGCCCACGACCAGGCTCAGAAGAGGCCCACCAACACTGGTGCTCAGGGCCCTGACAGGCACCATTGCCAGGAGGATGACACCACCACCCCCAGCCATTGCCCCTACAGCAGAGGTGCTCCCA ACCCCACCCAGAAtcactgtctctacagtagagacagactgCCCAACAGCTCCCCTAGTGGCTATTTCCCAGCCTACACCCACCATGGAGGCAACAACAGCACTAGCCAGGCCACCTCCAACTCCCATGGAGGATTCACAGGACCACTGTGGAGCGGGGGCAACAGGATGCATCTG cTGTGTCCCATGAACACATCTCCCCATGTGAATCCCCATAAGTCAGGCCATGGGATCTGGGAGGAGTTCAGCCACAGTTTCACTCCGGCCGTCAGGGAGGTGGTGGAGTTTGCCAAGCGGATCCCAGGCTTCAGCGACCTCTCCCAACACGACCAGGTCAGCCTGCTCAAGGCTGGTACCTTTGAG GTGCTAGTGGTCCGTTTTGCGTCGCTGTTTGATGTGAAAGACCGCACCGTGACATTCCTGGGTGGTACCAAGTACAGCGTGGAGGCGTTACGAGCCATGGGCGCCGGCGACTTCCTGACCTCCATGATGGACTTCAGCGAAAATCTGATAGGGCTCGGCCTTAGCGAGGAGGAGATGAGCCTGTTCACCACCGTTGTCCTCATCTCTGCCG ATCGCTCAGGGATTGAGAATGTGAACTCTGTGGAGGCGCTTCAGGAAACTCTGATCCGGCACCTGAAGGGCCTCGTCACTAAGAACCACACCAACGAGTCGGCCATATTCACCAAGCTGCTCCTCAGACTGCCCGAACTGCGCTCCCTTAATAACATGCACTCTGAGCAGCTGCTGGCCTTCAAGATCCATCACTAG